ACCTAGCTTAGAGCCACGCATTAAGGTTGTGGTAGAACTGGGCGGGGGACGTGTAGTGCAGTGGCAACCGTTGAAGGCAGACTTGGTGATTTCAGCCTCCTAATCTTCGTAGACCATCACCTGTATTTTGACTGAGCATTTATACTTCGTCTGCATCATCCTCATCAGTGGCCTTTCTGGTTTGGAAGTAAAACTTGCAGATGCGCTTGGATGACTTAATAAAGTTGCAAAACTCTAGGGTTAATTCTGATTCTGGGTTTTGTTCCAGCTTGCTGACGGCCTCAGCCACAGATAATCCAGAGCGATAGAGTGTGTCAAAGGCACGCTTGACCTCTAGGCGCTGTGCAGGAGTAAAGCCTGCCCGCCGTAGCCCTACCACATTTAAGCTAATAACCGTGTTAGTGAAACTGCGGGTCATACAAAAGGGAGGCACGTCCCGCTGAGTGGCAGTTGAGCCACAAAGCATAGCCAGCCTACCAATGCGGGTATGTTGATGAATGAGGCAGTTGCCACTAATAACTGTCCGATCGCCTACCTGCACATACCCTGCTAACAGCGCCCCATTAGTAATAATTACCTGATTGCCAACAGTAGCGTTATGACCCACATGACTGTTGACCATCAGCAAACAGCCATCACCTATGGTGGTGACACTATCAGGCTTTGTTCCACGATGGATTGTGACTCCTTCGCGAATGACTGTATTGTTGCCGATGCGCACGTAGCTAACCCCACCGGTATAGGCCAAATCTTGGGGCAAGTCACCGATTACCGCCCCTGCATGAACCCGACACCCAGCCCCTAATATGGTGTGTCCTAGGATGGAGACATGGGAGCCAATTGCGCAGCCATCTCCAAGCTGTACATCACGATCGATAACCGAATAGGCACCAACGGTTACGTTTTCTCCTAGTTGTGCTCCCGGTTCGATCACTGCGGTCGGGTGAATGGTCATATCAGTAGTTGCAGCGTCCTATGGGTAGAGGTTATGGAGTAGAAGTTATAAGGGAAAGTATAGTACAATCCCCCCTTCTCAGTTGTTGTGAAGTCATTGCTAGGCCGGATTTGAGGATTCTACATAATGCCAATTCCAAAAACTACCGCCACAGATGGCTTGTAGTAAGGACTTAAGTCCTTACTACGAACTAGTAGGCTATGTAGCTAGCTTTTGGAGACATGGGACAACTGTCAACTCTACTGCTTTTAGTCAATTCCAAAAACTATCGCCACAGATGGCTTGCAGTAAGGACTTAAGTCCTTACTACGAACTAGTAGGCTATGTAGCTGGCTTTTGGAGAAATGGGACAACTGTCAACTCTACTGCTTTTAGAGCCGCAGTGTACTAAAACCTACTAAATTATAAGTGTTAAGCAAGTAGGGTCAACGATCGCCCTACCAGCGCTTCAGCAGTGATGCCGTTAAACGCCATGATCTGATTAGCCGTCGCCGTGGTTTCGCCCCGTTTCCAGGCAATAGTGTCACGCCTGCTCGTGCTACGCAACATAACAGGTTCTAGCATAGCGCTAGCTCCGCCCGTCACACCCAAGAGGGCACTGCCGCCAAAGATAGCCTCAAAACCAGTATCATCCAAAAAGTCACCATCGGGTTGGAAGCAGGTATTCCACAACACATCCGTAGGACGATAGAGGCGACGGGGAGAGACAACCGACACAATGCGAGAGCCAATGCCCTGTTCTGCCAGGTTCGCTGCTGCTTCATAGACAGGAATAAGCACCATGTCTCCAATGACAGCAAATACCACTAGCTTGCTGCCTGGAGTTTCTTGGAGAACTATCGCTCCCTGTTGCAACCCATCTCGTGTCTGCTCTAGGGTAGTGCGAACTGGCAGAGCTGACTTGCTAGCTGTAATCACCACGCCTTTGTTGGTTTGAGTCAATGCCCAGTCGTAGCAAACTTGAATGCTGTTAGCATCGGGTGGAAATAGGGGAAAGATGTTGCCATTCCGCATCATAGCCGCAAAATAGGCTTCAATCTCTGGGCGCTGATGTGTCCAGCCGTTGCGTCCCTGCTCTAGTGCTCCTGCGGTAAACAGAGTGATAGTAGCCGGTGTAGCGCGGCGTAGTTCTGCCATGGCTTGGGTAACAGTCTGCCAGATAGGCAGGCCATTAATCGCAAAGGATTCGTAGGAACACCAGAGAGTGCGGGATCCCATAAGGGCAAGACCAGCAGCCAGACCAGCACAGGCATCTTCACTCAGCGGCTCATAGACTTGGCCGCCAGGTGCTTGGTTGTAGAGGGGATCAGGGGTGGGATGATTAATTTTTAGGGCTTGGTTAATGTTGGCAATGCCAGACGCTTCGTTGCCATCGGCATTCGTGACCAAGAAGCGACGATCGCGCTGACCCACCTCAGCCACCAGTCGTCCCATCGCTGTTGTAGAAACCTTAGGCTCACCACCAATGGCATATTCCTCCAAGGGCAGAGTCCCCAAATCTGGCAAGGGCAACTCAAATTCGGTGACCACAGTCTTACTGGCAGGGCCACCCCCAGCCCGCTCACAGTTAGCACGCACTAGTGACCAGACCTGAGGTGCCAAGGCACGGCGTTGTAGCGCTGCAATGATATGGGAACTGTCTAAGGTATCCTTGGGATAGAGGTTGTGAGATTTAGCTCCCAATGCATGAACACCAGCTCCTTTTAGTTGCTTAAGAATAAACACAGTTAATTTGCCGCCCATAGCCGCCTGAGCCGCTGTATCCATACCTACAAGCACGGCCTTGGTAAACTCTAACCGCTTCTCTAGGGAACAAATAGTACTGTCAATGTAATCACCGGCTTGGTTTTGGTCGTCAAAGTCTTTTGCATCCACCAACACTACCTGTTCAAAGCCATTGCCATGCCAGTAAGCCATCATTTCTTCATTGGTTTTCATGGAAACCATGCTGTGGTGTTCCTGGGAAAAACCATTCCATACCAGCACCGGCAAGAAGTTAGTGATGTCAGGATAGGCCGTGTGGAAGTGTGCCATTGAACTCATGACGTAGGGTTCACCCAAGCCACCATCGCCTACCGTGAAAGGAAATAGCTTGTCTCGATGCAGGAAGGCCGCTGCCATCCCAAAGTGTTGGCCTTGACCCAAGGGGCCAGCAGGAGCCAATAGGCCAGGAATGTAGCCAGAGAGGTGGCCTAGCAAACCATGGGTTTCTCGGAAGCGATCGCGCAACTGCTGTACAGTGGTGATGCCCATATCTTCTAGGGAGCGATCAAGGAACATAGCGCTGTAGAAACCAGGGGCATGGTGCCCTACCTCGGTCATGATATTTTTGTAACCTAGCATTACCAGTGCAGCGTAGGCTTCTGCTTGGCTCGCAAATCCACCAGGGTGTCCTGATGCCTTGCTGCCTGTAATCTGTAGAGTCAGGTAGCGAAGTGCATCGGCATAGAGCAGGGTCTGGTAAGCAGCGGTCATATCATCAGCCTTAGCGATTGCTGTCTGCCCAGAGGCGATCGCCGGAGTGGCACCATAGGTATCAAACTCAGCCGGTAATTCCCCAAAGTATTGAATACCAGCACAGAAGTCAGGGATAGTCGTGTTGGGAGCGGATGTGGTTGCTACAGTCATGGAATAGATACCTAATGTCTAGACGGTGCACCCTTTATAGTACACAGTCGCGGTCAATCCCTGAGGCTTTCAGGCAACAAAATCTTCTATTCATCCGATAAATGTAGGGCAATGGGTTGCAAATACTCACCAGCATGGCGCTTTGGTAGCCTAACCTGTCAGGCATCTAAGCCGTCTAGAAACTGTGATAAACTCTGATCGCTGTTGAGAATTACTCCTGAGCAGCAGGCTGTCGGTTTTGGTAGGGAGCAGCTACCAAACGCAAGGGGGAAAGTCTGGTGCAAGTCCGGCGCTGTCCCGCAACTGTGATGAGTGTGCTAGTGCTATCGCTAATACTCTAAGTCAGGATGCCCGCCGATCGCCGCACGTCTCCAGCAGGGATAACTACTACGCCTCTCCATCAGAGAAGGCCATGGGTTGTACCTAGCTGTTGAAAGGCGTGCTGAGTTAACTTTATAACCATCTGCGAGGTACGGATGCATAGTCAGAATTGTTGTATGCGGCAATACCGATCGTCCTATTTACGATTGCACTTAGCTGTTAGCTGTTGCCATCCATAGTTACACACATTAGTTAGTTGCACACATTAGTTGCACACATTGTAGTTGCCTGTTGCTACCGATAGCAGTCGGGCCATTTATTGCGTTCATTGCGTTCACGGCTGTTTTGAACCTTATCGGGCAGTGCAACTCAACAACACAGCCTGAGTTTCTTGTATCCCACAGGATACTCCAGCATAGTACTCTGAACCTTTATTCTCTGAACAAGCACTACATATGCCCTGAGGAGTCGGCACAAAAGTCTTTCCCTAAGAGAGGATTGTGGCTCCTCTCTACTCCTATATGCAGTCCCCTAAGGAGAATTTAGTCTGACTAGTAGGGTGCTATGGCGGCGTTGAGCTGTGGGTTTACCAATTCCCATAATCCTTAACCCCTTTCAGGAGATGACTACCATGATGATTTCTCGATCGCTAACTGGTGTTCTCATAGCGGCTGCCGCTACCTTGTCTGTGCAAATTTTGCCAGCACAGGCAGAGGATGCAATGGTTAATCCACCAGGGGGCACGATCGCCCAAGCTTCACCCCCAGCAGCCCCAACTCCAGAAGCAAAACCCACAGAACTCGCCCCAGAAGATGAGGAAGAAATCACAGTCATTGACCGAATCCTCAAGCAACCTGTGTATAGCCCCTTTCGCCGCGAAGGGGAATTGCGGGAAGCTACCCGCCCTACCTACGTTGTGACTCGTGAAGAGATCGCAGCTCAAGGAGCTAGAACCGTGCAAGAAGCTCTGAAATTCTTGCCGGGGATTGCATCAGACGGCACGGCAGGTGGACACCTAGGGGCACTGAGTTCACAGTTTGCACGAGGGGCATCTAGCTCGCAGGTGCTGATTTTGCTGGATGGTCGCCCAATCAACACCTTTGATACTGGTGCGTTCGACCTCTCTAACTTTACTACCGATTTTGTAGAGCAGGTGGAATATACCTCTGGTGGTGGTTCTACACTTTACGGATCCAGTGCGATCGGCGGTGTGATTAATATCATCACCCGTCGTCCACCTTCTCAAGGGGTGACGGCAAGCACCCAACTGCAAGTGGGAAGCTACAGCTACAATCAGCAGGCGGTTCAATCTGCAGGACGGTTAGATGCTACGGGCTATGTGATCGGCTATAACCGCACCCAATCCTTTAGCAACTTCCCCTTCGAGATTCCCCGTGCTAATTTCAGCGGCATTCGAGAGAATGCTGACGTGCTGTACGAAAACTTAAACTTGCGCCTAGAGCAGGCATTGGGCGATCGCAATACTCTAGACTTTAGTGTACTGTTCCTGAACAAAGATTTAGGCAATCCTGGTGGCGTACCAATTCCCATCACTGGGTCAGCAGGCCGCTTTAATTCTCTAACCCGCAACGATCGTACCCTTACAGATCAATGGCTCACTAGCCTTACGTGGACATCTAAACTGGGCGGAGGTAATGATTCCCTGCTGACAGCTCGTTTCTTCGCTGATTTCCTGGATACCCGTGTTACTCGGCCCAACTTCGACAACCAATTTGAGAGTTATCAAAATGCTCTAGGTTTACAGGTACAGCACAGTTGGCGTTTTACACCCAGCCAGACAATCACCTATGGGGCAGACTACCGTAATACAAATGTCAACAACCGTGACTTGGTAATTTCAACCAATAGTCGTACCGACCAATACAATAAGGGCCTGAGCCAAGGAGCTATCTTTGCCCTTTACGATGTAAAATTTTCCCCAGAATTTAGCTTCAATGTCGGCATTCGACAAGATTTCAACAGTCTAGCGAACGGCTCTGTAACGTCACCAGCAGCTGGATTGCGTTGGCAGGTATCAGAAAGCACGACTCTGCGAGCTAACTATGCCCGCAGCTTCCGGGTACCCACGGCGGTCGATTTGTTTTTCCCTGGGTTTAGTAACCCTAATCTGCGTCCAGAAACTGCCAATGCTTTCGATATTGGTGTTGATCAGACCTTAGGCAATTTTGGCCTGCTGCGGTTTACGGCTTTCTACAACGAAGTATCGGATGCGATCGTCTTTGTGTTTAACCCTGCCACCTTCGCTGGGGCACCCGAAAATGTGCGTCGGGTAAGAACCTTGGGCTTTGAAGCAGCAGCAAATGTGCAAGTAGCAGAAAACTGGTATCTGTTCGCAAACTACACGCTGAATAATTCTCGCATCTTGGATGATCCCAATGCTCTGTTGATTGGCAATCGCCTAGCATTCACCGATGCAGACAGTTTCAATGTGGGTCTTTCCTACGAGACTCCTCAAGGCTTCTACGCGGGGGTACTGCTCCATTTGTTGGGGCAACGGTTCACAAATTTAACCAACACGGAATCGTTACCTAGCTATACCACTGTGGATTTGAAATTGCGGGTGCCGATCGATCGCACCCTTGTGATCAATGCCAGCCTTAATAATGTATTTGATCAACGCTATGAGGTGTTTCCAGGCTTCCCTGGCATTGGCATTAACTTCCGAGCTGGGTTGAACTGGTCATTCTAGGCAGCTACAACGGGCGGTGATTGGGGAGTAGGGGCAGGAGATTTAGGTGGAACGATCGCCACAGTTATTAAATTCTTTTAACTTTCGGTAATGTCCTGCCAGCGTGTCTACCAGCCTACGGTAAACTACACCATAAGCTTAAACCCTAACGTTTAATCGCTTGTTTATTGGGCCTCTAATTTCGCAGAAATCTCTCGCAGAACACTGAGCAGTCGTTTTGGAGTTTTAGTCAATGTCTCACTCAGTCAAAATTTACGATACTTGTATTGGTTGCACCCAGTGCGTTCGCGCCTGTCCTCTAGATGTGCTAGAAATGGTTCCCTGGGACGGTTGCAAGGCACAGCAAATTGCCTCATCCCCCCGCACTGAAGATTGTGTTGGTTGTAAGCGGTGTGAAACTGCCTGTCCTACAGACTTTTTGAGCATTCGAGTCTATCTTGGTGCAGAAACAACCCGCAGCATGGGCTTGGCTTACTAGGCTCTGCATTATTGGAGATGCCTAGCTTTCAGCAGCATGTGTAGCTTACATTCTCTGAAATTAGTGGCATGTTTCTACAGCAGACAGAATTCCAAGTCATCTTGTATTACATAACGAGTTAGCAGTCGCCTGTTAGCTATAAGTTTGTCAGTAACTCCGGATGAGATGGGCAGAGAGTAATCTCTGTCTATTTTTTGTTTTGAAGGCTAGTCAGACAAATTATCGTCACCGCGCGATCGCAACAGTCGCACTGCCATCACCACGAAACCTACAGCAGCGAGTGACTTGACCCAATGGGTTGGGAGCACACTTGCTACCCCCTCACCCATTAACACCCCTAGCAAGCTGGCCAACAGGAGAGCACCTGCTGTGCCCCAAAATACACTGCGGGGAAATTTAGAACTTCCACCCAAAGCAATAGCAGCAACTTGGCTTTTGTCCCCTAGTTCTGCTAAGAAAACGGTGACAAAACTCATGCCCAGAAGATCCCAATCCATAAGTTTTTTCTCCCTTATGCCATCACGTCGAGGAGCAGCAGCCCTGCTACAATTAGCAGCGCGATACCGGCTGCCCGATCAAGGACGATCGCAGGTACTCGCTGGGCTAACCATTGCCCCACCAACACACCTACCAAACTGGTGGTCACTAGAGCAGTAGCTGCGCC
The window above is part of the Cyanobacteriota bacterium genome. Proteins encoded here:
- a CDS encoding phosphoketolase → MTVATTSAPNTTIPDFCAGIQYFGELPAEFDTYGATPAIASGQTAIAKADDMTAAYQTLLYADALRYLTLQITGSKASGHPGGFASQAEAYAALVMLGYKNIMTEVGHHAPGFYSAMFLDRSLEDMGITTVQQLRDRFRETHGLLGHLSGYIPGLLAPAGPLGQGQHFGMAAAFLHRDKLFPFTVGDGGLGEPYVMSSMAHFHTAYPDITNFLPVLVWNGFSQEHHSMVSMKTNEEMMAYWHGNGFEQVVLVDAKDFDDQNQAGDYIDSTICSLEKRLEFTKAVLVGMDTAAQAAMGGKLTVFILKQLKGAGVHALGAKSHNLYPKDTLDSSHIIAALQRRALAPQVWSLVRANCERAGGGPASKTVVTEFELPLPDLGTLPLEEYAIGGEPKVSTTAMGRLVAEVGQRDRRFLVTNADGNEASGIANINQALKINHPTPDPLYNQAPGGQVYEPLSEDACAGLAAGLALMGSRTLWCSYESFAINGLPIWQTVTQAMAELRRATPATITLFTAGALEQGRNGWTHQRPEIEAYFAAMMRNGNIFPLFPPDANSIQVCYDWALTQTNKGVVITASKSALPVRTTLEQTRDGLQQGAIVLQETPGSKLVVFAVIGDMVLIPVYEAAANLAEQGIGSRIVSVVSPRRLYRPTDVLWNTCFQPDGDFLDDTGFEAIFGGSALLGVTGGASAMLEPVMLRSTSRRDTIAWKRGETTATANQIMAFNGITAEALVGRSLTLLA
- the lpxA gene encoding acyl-ACP--UDP-N-acetylglucosamine O-acyltransferase — protein: MTIHPTAVIEPGAQLGENVTVGAYSVIDRDVQLGDGCAIGSHVSILGHTILGAGCRVHAGAVIGDLPQDLAYTGGVSYVRIGNNTVIREGVTIHRGTKPDSVTTIGDGCLLMVNSHVGHNATVGNQVIITNGALLAGYVQVGDRTVISGNCLIHQHTRIGRLAMLCGSTATQRDVPPFCMTRSFTNTVISLNVVGLRRAGFTPAQRLEVKRAFDTLYRSGLSVAEAVSKLEQNPESELTLEFCNFIKSSKRICKFYFQTRKATDEDDADEV
- a CDS encoding TMEM165/GDT1 family protein codes for the protein MDWDLLGMSFVTVFLAELGDKSQVAAIALGGSSKFPRSVFWGTAGALLLASLLGVLMGEGVASVLPTHWVKSLAAVGFVVMAVRLLRSRGDDNLSD
- the psaC gene encoding photosystem I iron-sulfur center protein PsaC; translation: MSHSVKIYDTCIGCTQCVRACPLDVLEMVPWDGCKAQQIASSPRTEDCVGCKRCETACPTDFLSIRVYLGAETTRSMGLAY
- a CDS encoding TMEM165/GDT1 family protein → MVVASRSGRWQVFVSTFVTIFLAELGDKTQITTLLMTAESHAPWVVFAGAATALVTTSLVGVLVGQWLAQRVPAIVLDRAAGIALLIVAGLLLLDVMA
- a CDS encoding TonB-dependent receptor — translated: MGLPIPIILNPFQEMTTMMISRSLTGVLIAAAATLSVQILPAQAEDAMVNPPGGTIAQASPPAAPTPEAKPTELAPEDEEEITVIDRILKQPVYSPFRREGELREATRPTYVVTREEIAAQGARTVQEALKFLPGIASDGTAGGHLGALSSQFARGASSSQVLILLDGRPINTFDTGAFDLSNFTTDFVEQVEYTSGGGSTLYGSSAIGGVINIITRRPPSQGVTASTQLQVGSYSYNQQAVQSAGRLDATGYVIGYNRTQSFSNFPFEIPRANFSGIRENADVLYENLNLRLEQALGDRNTLDFSVLFLNKDLGNPGGVPIPITGSAGRFNSLTRNDRTLTDQWLTSLTWTSKLGGGNDSLLTARFFADFLDTRVTRPNFDNQFESYQNALGLQVQHSWRFTPSQTITYGADYRNTNVNNRDLVISTNSRTDQYNKGLSQGAIFALYDVKFSPEFSFNVGIRQDFNSLANGSVTSPAAGLRWQVSESTTLRANYARSFRVPTAVDLFFPGFSNPNLRPETANAFDIGVDQTLGNFGLLRFTAFYNEVSDAIVFVFNPATFAGAPENVRRVRTLGFEAAANVQVAENWYLFANYTLNNSRILDDPNALLIGNRLAFTDADSFNVGLSYETPQGFYAGVLLHLLGQRFTNLTNTESLPSYTTVDLKLRVPIDRTLVINASLNNVFDQRYEVFPGFPGIGINFRAGLNWSF